The Magnetovibrio sp. PR-2 genome contains the following window.
AAGCCGATGAAAAATGACATCCCAATCACCAAAATCAACGGAATCTGAATGGGGCTTCCCGCCAACAGATAAACCGTAACGTTGGTTAGGTTTTGTGACGCAAACACCACCATCAAGATGACAAACGCCAAATAGAACAACATTTTCAACACAGCGTTACGCCTCGGCTTTCAACGTCATTTTCACCAAACATCCCAAAAACATCAGTAGTCCGTCACGTTGCCCAGTTTTTCCCAATAGCGCGGCGGCAATTCTTTCGCCAACTTCAACCCGCCACGGGCAACCGCGTAAACAGGGTCATCAACGCATTCAACGTTGACTTCGCCATA
Protein-coding sequences here:
- a CDS encoding LapA family protein gives rise to the protein MLFYLAFVILMVVFASQNLTNVTVYLLAGSPIQIPLILVIGMSFFIGFAFAILTVIRRAIRKPKREEGTFLQPRD
- a CDS encoding rod shape-determining protein, producing the protein DQLIQTCPPEDQAEMLMNILVAGGGSRITGIDKYIQAALVDYYGEVNVECVDDPVYAVARGGLKLAKELPPRYWEKLGNVTDY